Proteins encoded together in one Astatotilapia calliptera chromosome 7, fAstCal1.2, whole genome shotgun sequence window:
- the LOC113026384 gene encoding patatin-like phospholipase domain-containing protein 2, translating into MEKPGKMFNWVEEWNISFAGCGFRSIYYVGALSCILERAPQLVHGASKICGSSSGCLVAAALTVGIPIEQLCADILTTAKEARKHTFGVFHPTFSLLRTVRDSLLEKLPEDAHLRASGRLCVSLTRIADGKNVLVSEFASREELIQVLMCSCFFPVYCGFIPPSYHGMRYVDGALSNMMPLSEQRNTITMAPFSGESDICPREGSYNFFEVHYGNVSIQANTGNVYRVCTSFLPPRLEKLAEICHNGYMDALCFLREKDLLTAQNIHSSAVVGAKSPCCEQTKEVGRAEERMMKCHKENHLDHRVIENLPVAIKKVLCEACRDSHDSSSWRPHYRDFLTMNLFTHLLTFLILPVELTIFFTKSMVSFSCTALCRLLLWSADFYKQKWSISNDSINSASQENNCICRSSGSDSRNQRGRDINTQTLKSKMTSNSKMNLCWDTNGNMDLMPPVSTRTASGQVMLNTPGKGRVINHKESGKKID; encoded by the exons ATGGAGAAACCAGGTAAGATGTTTAACTGGGTCGAGGAGTGGAACATCTCTTTTGCAGGCTGTGGATTCAGGAGCATTTACTACGTGGGAGCTTTGAGCTGTATCCTGGAGCGGGCTCCACAGCTGGTTCATGGTGCTTCTAAAATTTGTGGATCTTCCTCTGGGTGTCTCGTGGCTGCAGCTCTCACTGTTGGCATTCCCATTG AACAGTTGTGTGCTGATATTTTAACCACAGCGAAGGAGGCAAGAAAACACACCTTTGGAGTTTTCCACCCGACCTTCAGCCTGCTCCGGACAGTCAGGGACTCCCTGCTGGAAAAGCTTCCAGAAGATGCCCACCTCCGGGCTTCTGGAAGGCTCTGCGTGTCTCTCACCCGAATAGCTGATGggaaaaatgttttggtgtcCGAGTTTGCCAGCAGAGAGGAGCTCATTCAG GTTCTCATGTGCAGCTGTTTTTTCCCTGTTTACTGTGGTTTCATTCCACCTTCATACCATGGCATG CGCTACGTGGATGGAGCACTGAGCAACATGATGCCGTTGTCCGAGCAGAGAAACACCATCACCATGGCGCCATTCTCAGGAGAGAGTGACATTTGCCCCAGAGAAGGGTCATACAATTTCTTTGAAGTCCACTACGGAAACGTCAGCATTCAGGCCAACACAGGGAATGTATATCGAGTCTGTACATCCTTCCTCCCCCCCAGACTTGAG AAGCTGGCTGAGATATGCCACAACGGCTACATGGATGCTCTTTGTTTCCTGAGAGAGAAAG ATCTGCTTACAGCACAAAATATTCACAGCAGTGCAGTGGTAGGAGCCAAATCTCCTTGCTGTGAGCAGACGAAGGAAGTGGGTCGTGCAGAAGAGAGGATGATGAAGTGTCACAAGGAAAACCATCTGGACCACAGAGTCATTGAGAACCTCCCAGTGGCTATCAAGAAAG tgCTATGTGAGGCATGCAGGGATAGTCATGACAGTAGCAGCTGGAGGCCGCATTACAGGGACTTCCTCACAATGAATTTGTTTACCCATCTACTTACCTTCCTCATCTTACCTGTTGAGCTGACCATCTTTTTTACCAAAAG CATGGTGTCATTcagctgtacagcactttgcaGATTGTTACTGTGGTCTGCAGATTTCTACAAGCAGAAATGGAGTATTAGCAATGATAGCATCAACAG CGCATCTCAAGAGAATAACTGCATCTGCAGGTCATCTGGTTCAGACAGCAGGAATCAGAGAGGAcgagacataaatacacaaactcTGAAATCAAAGATGACCTCAAATTCTAAAATGAATCTCTGCTGGGACACCAATGGCAACATGGACCTTATGCCCCCAGTCTCAACTAGAACTGCATCTGGCCAGGTGATGTTAAACACACCAGGGAAGGGACGTGTAATCAACCATaaagaaagtggaaaaaagaTTGATTAA